Proteins found in one Zea mays cultivar B73 chromosome 1, Zm-B73-REFERENCE-NAM-5.0, whole genome shotgun sequence genomic segment:
- the LOC100381743 gene encoding Probable anion transporter 7-like, translating to MVRMRFPKRYLIVLLTFICTNVCYIERVGFSIAYTVAADAIGVNQANKGMILSMFYYGYVLSQIPGGWAAQRIGGRRVLLLSFVLWSMICGLIPLDPNRVTILVLSRLFVGVAQGFIFPAIHTVLAQWVPPQERSRSVSLTTSGMYLGAAGGMLFFPSLVKHTGPQSVFFVEAVLGVAWSVIWLKFSSDPPRTDLPKVSMPKVASRDMIKAQAGGVVAPRTVKIPWRRIIFSLPVWAIVVNNFTFHYALYVLMNWLPTYFELGLKLSLQDMGSSKMLPYFNMFIFSNIGGVIADHLITRRILSVTKTRKLLNTIGFIVSAFALMALPLFSTPSGTVTCSAISLGFLALGRAGFAVNHMDVAPKFAGIVMGVSNTAGTLAGIIGVGLTGNILEAAKASNKDLTDSETWKTVFFVPAYLCIFSSVIFLIFSTGEKIFE from the coding sequence ATGGTGAGAATGAGGTTCCCGAAACGTTATCTCATAGTATTGCTGACATTCATCTGCACAAATGTTTGCTACATTGAGCGCGTGGGTTTCTCGATTGCTTACACTGTTGCAGCCGATGCCATTGGTGTGAATCAGGCCAACAAGGGCATGATACTCTCTATGTTCTATTATGGTTATGTTTTATCACAGATTCCTGGTGGATGGGCAGCACAGAGAATAGGAGGCAGACGTGTTCTGCTACTGTCATTTGTATTGTGGTCTATGATATGTGGTTTAATCCCACTCGACCCCAACAGAGTAACCATTCTGGTCCTTTCTCGCCTATTTGTCGGTGTAGCACAAGGTTTCATATTCCCTGCCATTCACACTGTTCTGGCGCAGTGGGTGCCACCGCAGGAGCGCTCTCGCTCGGTATCTCTCACTACCTCGGGGATGTATCTTGGTGCAGCTGGTGGCATGCTTTTCTTCCCAAGTCTGGTGAAGCACACGGGACCCCAGTCAGTTTTCTTTGTCGAAGCAGTGCTGGGAGTAGCATGGTCTGTCATATGGTTGAAATTTTCCAGCGACCCACCTCGTACCGATCTTCCAAAGGTATCGATGCCGAAAGTGGCATCTCGGGACATGATTAAGGCACAAGCAGGAGGGGTTGTTGCACCTCGCACAGTAAAGATCCCGTGGCGAAGGATAATATTCAGTCTACCTGTTTGGGCAATCGTTGTAAACAACTTCACCTTCCACTATGCCCTGTATGTTCTTATGAACTGGCTCCCTACCTATTTTGAGCTTGGCCTCAAGCTTAGCCTCCAGGACATGGGTTCCTCAAAGATGCTCCCTTATTTcaacatgttcattttctccaacATCGGTGGTGTGATCGCCGATCACTTGATTACAAGGAGGATTCTGTCTGTTACCAAGACGAGGAAGCTTCTGAACACCATCGGATTCATCGTCTCAGCATTTGCACTCATGGCCCTTCCTTTATTCAGCACACCCTCAGGCACTGTAACGTGTTCGGCGATATCCCTCGGTTTTCTTGCCCTGGGAAGAGCAGGGTTTGCCGTAAACCACATGGATGTTGCTCCGAAGTTTGCAGGGATAGTGATGGGCGTCTCTAACACGGCGGGGACACTGGCTGGGATTATTGGCGTCGGCCTCACTGGTAATATCCTGGAGGCGGCGAAGGCTTCTAACAAGGATCTAACAGACTCGGAAACCTGGAAAACAGTCTTCTTTGTTCCGGCATACCTTTGTATCTTCAGCTCTGTCATTTTTTTAATCTTTTCGACTGGCGAAAAGATATTCGAGTAG
- the LOC103643744 gene encoding LOB domain-containing protein 37 — translation MSCNGCRVLRKGCSDACVLRPSIDWIHGAQPQANATVFVAKFFGRAGLVASLAAVPLHHRPALFRSLLYEACGRTINPVSGAIGLMWTGNWDLCQAAADAVLRGESLRALSAVPAAFTDRDMDGLYGSVGGLVAAAAAAASPENSSSSAPSTTKRRNANGGSSNNAVPAAAASHHRPPPPAAAAAGLLLQSSCHQLDLCLTPALSPPGAGPRGCAAGASDEYSATTTCEDQTGDHGHGEPRPPPPLLNLFN, via the exons ATGAGCTGCAACGGCTGCCGCGTCCTGCGCAAgggctgcagcgacgcctgcgtgCTCCGCCCCAGCATCGACTGGATCCACGGCGCGCAGCCGCAGGCCAACGCCACCGTCTTCGTCGCCAAGTTCTTCGGCCGCGCCGGCCTCGTCGCCTCCCTCGCCGCAGTCCCGCTGCACCACCGCCCAG CCCTCTTCCGGTCCCTGCTGTACGAGGCCTGCGGGCGGACCATCAACCCGGTGAGCGGCGCCATCGGGCTCATGTGGACGGGCAACTGGGACCTGTGCCAGGCCGCCGCGGACGCCGTGCTCCGCGGCGAGTCGCTGCGCGCGCTCTCCGCCGTCCCCGCCGCGTTCACGGACCGCGACATGGACGGGCTCTACGGCAGCGTCGGCGGCctggtcgccgccgccgccgccgccgcgtcgcCCGAGAACTCCTCCTCCTCCGCGCCGTCCACAACGAAGCGCAGGAACGCGAACGGCGGCTCCAGCAACAACGCCGTCCCTGCGGCCGCGGCCTCTCaccaccgcccgccgccgccggctGCTGCCGCTGCTGGGCTGCTGCTGCAGTCGTCGTGCCACCAGCTCGACCTCTGCCTGACGCCAGCGCTGTCGCCGCCGGGCGCCGGGCCGCGGGGCTGCGCCGCCGGCGCGTCCGACGAGTACTCGGCCACGACCACGTGCGAGGACCAGACCGGTGATCACGGACACGGAGAGCCCAGGCCTCCCCCGCCGCTGCTAAACCTCTTCAACTGA